A genomic window from Salvelinus namaycush isolate Seneca chromosome 21, SaNama_1.0, whole genome shotgun sequence includes:
- the LOC120066665 gene encoding heat shock factor-binding protein 1-like has product MAETDPKSVQDLTNVVQTLLQQMQDKFQTMSDQIIGRIDEMSTRIDDLEKNIADLMTQAGVEEIEGVKEPQMKEGQGS; this is encoded by the exons ATGGCAGAAACCGATCCAAAGTCAGTTCAGGACCTTACTAATGTG GTCCAGACGCTGCTGCAACAGATGCAGGACAAGTTCCAGACCATGTCTGACCAGATCATCGGGAGAA TCGATGAGATGAGCACCCGCATTGATGACCTGGAGAAGAACATTGCCGACCTCATGACCCAGGCGGGCGTGGAGGAGATAGAAGGGGTCAAAGAACCACAGATGAAAGAAGGGCAAGGGTCATGA
- the zgc:173742 gene encoding DNA topoisomerase I, mitochondrial — translation MGGEKNVGQAKGGKAKAKTPRQRLSDKEGSSGGDAPRKSTKPNKERTKATAKSQRAEKVKVQKKVKAFKTESVESFDDVRFNLAVKEEPEDGDFAQEKRGKKRKRPEDEPMEGPSCSSATPMLNRKLKEKDEADPRTEKNTKEGIKKEKKPKKEEAEHPVTTKKKSKEEIEAAKALKIKKREEEEQQRWRWWEEDKYEDGVKWKFLEHRGPFFPPEYQHLPDNVNFYYNGKVVKLGLAAEEVALFFAQMLDHEYTTKDVFRNNFFKDWRKEMTLEERVLISDLNKCDFRELHNMHKEKVEARKAMSKEEKLVMKEANQKIVEEYGFCILDHHRERIGNFKIEPPGLFRGRGEHPKQGMLKKRIQPEDVIINCEKKSCIPEPPAGHHWKEVRHDNTVTWLASWTENVQGSCKYVMLNPSSKLKGEKDWEKYEVARRLKSCVNGIRQQYQQDIKSKQMETRQRAVALYFIDKLALRAGNEKEEGETADTVGCCSLRVEHLTLHDLLEDKDCVVEFDFLGKDCIRYYNKVPVTKRVFKNLKLFMKNKEPGDDLFDRLNTCLLNKHLSSLLPGLTAKVFRTFNASITLQEQLRQLSNMTDNPAEKLLSYNRANRAVAVLCNHQRVPPKTFDQSMANLQSKIDGRREQLALAKSELKLAKKEVQAHSSDSKLQAVVERKKKAVQRCEEQLMKMEVQATNREENKQIALGTSKLNYLDPRISVAWCKNMEVPLDKIYNKSQRDKFAWAVDMTGADFIF, via the exons ATGGGCGGAGAGAAGAATGTTGGCCAAGCCAAAGGAGGGAAGGCCAAAGCGAAGACACCCAGACAGAGGCTGAGTGATAAGGAAGGAAGCTCGGGTGGAGACGCACCTAGGAAAAG TACAAAGCCCAACAAGGAAAGAACTAAAGCCACAGCAAAGTCTCAGCGGGCGGAAAAAGTAAAAGTCCAGAAAAAG GTCAAGGCTTTCAAAACGGAGAGCGTGGAGAGCTTTGATGATGTGAG GTTTAATTTGGCTGTAAAAGAGGAGCCTGAAGATGGAGACTTTGCACAAGAAAAGAGGGGGAAAAAGAGGAAAAGACCAGAGGATGAACCCATGGAAGGTCCCTCGTGTTCCAGTGCAACCCCAAT GTTAAATAGGAAATTGAAAGAGAAGGACGAGGCTGACCCGAGGACGGAGAAGAACACAAAGGAGGGGATAAAGAAAGAGAAG AAGCCAAAGAAAGAGGAGGCGGagcatccagtcactacaaagaagAAGTCAAAGGAAGAGATTGAGGCAGCAAAAGCGTTGAAGATCaaaaaaagagaagaagaggagcaGCAGCGCTGGAGATG GTGGGAAGAGGACAAGTATGAGGATGGTGTAAAATGGAAGTTTCTGGAGCACAGGGGTCCCTTTTTCCCACCGGAGTACCAGCATCTCCCAGACAACGTTAACTTCTACTACAATG GTAAAGTTGTGAAGCTGGGCCTTGCTGCAGAGGAGGTGGCCCTGTTCTTTGCTCAGATGCTTGACCATGAATACACCACAAAAGATGTGTTCCGAAACAACTTCTTCAAGGACTGGAGGAAG gagatgaccctggaggagagggTGCTAATTAGTGACCTGAATAAGTGTGACTTTCGGGAGCTCCACAACATGCACAAGGAGAAGGTGGAGGCTAGGAAGGCCATGAGCAAAGAGGAGAAACTG GTGATGAAAGAGGCCAATCAGAAGATAGTGGAGGAGTATGGCTTCTGTATACTGGACCATCACCGGGAACGCATCGGCAACTTTAAGATTGAGCCGCCAGGTCTCTTCCGAGGACGGGGGGAGCACCCCAAACAAGGCATGCTTAAGAAGAGGATCCAGCCGGAGGACGTCATCATCAACTGTGAAAA AAAGTCTTGTATCCCAGAGCCCCCTGCTGGTCACCACTGGAAGGAGGTTCGCCATGACAACACAGTGACCTGGCTGGCCAGCTGGACTGAGAATGTTCAGGGCTCCTGCAAGTATGTCATGCTCAACCCCAGCTCCAAACTCAAG GGTGAGAAGGACTGGGAGAAGTATGAGGTGGCCCGCCGGTTGAAAAGCTGTGTGAATGGGATCCGCCAGCAGTACCAGCAGGACATCAAGTCCAAACAGATGGAGACCCGCCAGAGAGCTGTGGCCCTTTACTTCATAGATaag CTGGCCCTGAGAGCGGGAAACGAGAAGGAGGAGGGCGAGACAGCGGACACGGTGGGCTGCTGCTCCCTGAGGGTGGAGCACCTCACCCTCCACGACCTGCTGGAGGACAAGGACTGTGTGGTGGAGTTTGACTTCCTGGGTAAAGACTGTATCCGCTACTACAACAAGGTCCCCGTAACCAAGAGG GTGTTCAAGAACCTCAAGCTCTTCATGAAGAACAAGGAGCCTGGAGACGACCTGTTTGATCGCCTCAAC ACGTGCTTGTTGAATAAGCACCTGTCATCCCTGCTGCCTGGCCTGACTGCTAAGGTATTCAGGACTTTCAACGCCTCCATCACCCTGCAGGAGCAGCTCCGACAGCTGTCCAACA TGACAGACAACCCGGCAGAGAAGCTGCTCTCCTACAACAGGGCCAACCGAGCTGTTGCAGTTCTTTGTAACCACCAGCGGGTGCCGCCAAAGACCTTTGATCAGTCTATGGCCAACCTCCAGTCCAAG ATTGATGGCAGGAGGGAGCAGTTGGCCCTGGCCAAGAGTGAGCTGAAGCTGGCCAAGAAGGAGGTCCAAGCTCACAGTTCAGACAGCAAGCTGCAGGC ggTGGTGGAGCGTAAGAAGAAGGCTGTGCAGCGCTGTGAGGAGCAGCTTATGAAGATGGAGGTTCAGGCCACAAACCGAGAGGAGAACAAGCAGATCGCACTGGGCACCTCCAAACTCAACTACCTGGACCCACGCATCAGCGTGGCCTG GTGTAAGAACATGGAGGTGCCCCTGGACAAAATTTATAACAAATCTCAGAGGGATAAGTTTGCCTGGGCTGTTGACATGACCGGGGCAGATTTTATATTCTAA